In the genome of Cyanobacteria bacterium FACHB-DQ100, the window TTCAAAATTAAGCACAATAATGCCTGAACATTCGGCGCTGCTCAATATTACGCAGCAACTTTCAAGCAAGCAATTTCTCGCCAATCTTCAAATCGTTGGCGCAGCTCTTCTTGGTATCGTTTTGTACTCAGTTCATGTTGTTTTGGGTGGAAGTGTCCTCGAATCGGGTCAAAGGCTGAGAGAAATC includes:
- a CDS encoding IS6 family transposase — translated: PSVEHRQHKGLNNRAENSHQSTRVRERRMRRFKSPGQAQRFLSAFDPIRGHFHPKQHELSTKRYQEELRQRFEDWREIACLKVAA